The following proteins are encoded in a genomic region of Sorangiineae bacterium MSr12523:
- a CDS encoding M20/M25/M40 family metallo-hydrolase — translation MAANERAEEAARWLEGKTTEMEEALRPLVEQNSFTDNAEGGRIVGARLREQTFAIPGLRCAVHPSQRYADHLVFSSEGAAGASPIALVGHLDTVFPPGTFEGYRRDGALARGPGVLDMKGGLVVVAFALRAVAETAGLDAIPALRLVIVADEEVGSPEGYRVIQDAARGSVSALVFEAGRKADAIITRRKGTAGITAIASGKAAHAGANHRDGVNAIWALSRFIDKAQGWTDYDRGITVNCGKIGGGQGKNTVPDHAEALFDARFVTNADADRLMAAFHEAAAEAGRDIAGASVRIEGGIARRPLERTDASAALLRAYGDCARASGLGDGEAALIGGGSDASTTADIGIPSIDGLGPRGTGFHTKDELIEVDTLVPKAQALARYLLAVLAVLVLTGCAHARTPEEEPTPEIRVVPGAASRSLWIGHSLDGGAVDGGDAGDAG, via the coding sequence GTGGCTGCGAACGAACGCGCGGAAGAAGCTGCACGCTGGCTCGAGGGTAAGACGACGGAGATGGAAGAGGCGCTTCGCCCTTTGGTGGAGCAAAATTCCTTCACCGACAACGCGGAGGGTGGCCGCATCGTGGGGGCGCGTCTGCGCGAGCAGACCTTTGCCATCCCTGGCCTTCGCTGCGCGGTGCATCCGAGCCAGCGCTACGCGGATCACCTGGTGTTTTCGAGCGAAGGTGCCGCCGGCGCTTCGCCCATCGCGCTGGTGGGGCACCTCGATACGGTGTTTCCGCCGGGGACCTTCGAGGGCTACCGCCGCGATGGGGCGCTCGCGCGCGGTCCCGGCGTGCTCGATATGAAGGGTGGGCTCGTGGTGGTGGCCTTCGCGCTGCGCGCCGTCGCCGAAACGGCGGGCCTCGATGCGATTCCGGCCCTGCGCCTCGTCATCGTGGCCGATGAAGAGGTGGGCTCGCCCGAAGGCTACCGCGTGATTCAAGACGCCGCGCGCGGTTCGGTGTCTGCGCTCGTCTTCGAGGCCGGTCGCAAGGCCGACGCGATCATCACGCGCCGGAAGGGAACGGCGGGCATCACCGCGATTGCCTCGGGCAAGGCCGCACACGCGGGGGCCAACCACCGCGATGGGGTCAACGCCATCTGGGCACTGTCGCGCTTCATCGACAAGGCGCAAGGTTGGACGGACTACGATCGCGGCATCACCGTCAATTGCGGCAAGATCGGGGGAGGGCAGGGCAAGAACACGGTGCCCGACCACGCCGAGGCCCTCTTCGATGCGCGCTTCGTCACGAATGCCGATGCGGATCGCCTCATGGCCGCCTTTCACGAGGCCGCCGCCGAGGCCGGGCGGGACATCGCCGGTGCGAGCGTCCGCATCGAGGGTGGCATCGCCCGCCGCCCGCTCGAGCGTACCGACGCCAGCGCGGCGCTCCTTCGGGCGTACGGTGACTGCGCCCGCGCTTCCGGCTTGGGCGACGGCGAGGCCGCGCTCATCGGCGGTGGCTCGGACGCGAGCACCACGGCGGACATCGGCATCCCGTCCATCGACGGACTTGGTCCGCGCGGCACCGGCTTTCACACGAAGGACGAGCTCATCGAGGTCGACACTCTCGTTCCCAAGGCGCAGGCCCTCGCGCGGTATCTCCTTGCCGTGTTGGCGGTGCTCGTCCTCACCGGCTGCGCGCACGCAAGGACGCCCGAAGAGGAGCCCACGCCCGAAATCCGCGTCGTCCCGGGCGCGGCGTCGCGCTCCCTCTGGATAGGCCATTCCTTGGACGGCGGCGCAGTGGACGGCGGCGACGCCGGCGACGCGGGCTGA
- a CDS encoding Spx/MgsR family RNA polymerase-binding regulatory protein produces MAKAKDSVTVLAYAKCSTCINALKWLKSHGIEPQVRPIVDEPPTSAELAKWIPASGIGVRKWLNTSGQSYRALGKTKFDAASDAEIARWLTEDGKLVKRPVLVKGSQVLVGFREEAYAELFG; encoded by the coding sequence ATGGCCAAAGCGAAAGATAGCGTCACGGTTCTCGCGTACGCGAAGTGCTCCACCTGCATCAACGCCCTCAAGTGGCTCAAATCCCACGGGATCGAGCCGCAGGTGCGCCCCATCGTCGACGAGCCGCCCACTTCGGCCGAGTTGGCCAAGTGGATCCCGGCCAGCGGCATCGGCGTGCGCAAATGGCTCAACACGAGCGGCCAGAGCTACCGCGCGCTGGGGAAGACCAAGTTCGACGCCGCGTCGGACGCCGAAATCGCGCGGTGGCTGACCGAAGATGGCAAACTCGTCAAGCGTCCCGTGCTCGTGAAAGGCTCGCAAGTGCTCGTGGGCTTCCGTGAAGAAGCGTACGCAGAGCTTTTCGGATGA
- a CDS encoding bifunctional aminotransferase class I/II-fold pyridoxal phosphate-dependent enzyme/GNAT family N-acetyltransferase — MEASEHLQIVEEIHGEARRRKLFFQQCTDDALMERQVTVNGRHLLSFSSCSYLSLENHPALVQGVHDAVDRYGTQFSSSRGYLSAPPYEELEARLSQIFDGHALVVPTTTLGHQCVLPVLASEKDALILDHQVHQSVQVGATMARAAGTRVEVVRHGELERACDLVARLARRMRTVWFACDGVYSMYGDLAPVRLLQQLLDIAPNVRIYVDDAHGMSWAGRHGRGSFLSRMPLSPRIVLVTSMVKAFAAGGAVAVFTDPQERERVRMCGGPMLFSGPLQPPMLGAALASARVHLSEEIVKRQNELRDRVDLCNRLIKEAGLPLLVENESPIFFMRLGLPRVAFAVAERLMAEGLYVNVSIYPSVPMKRAGIRLALTSAHTPEDVARVVSALARHVPDVMAREGLSRRELDGLFEHAVPSESLRSSAYERAPSRRPRRPVTMAAPLMVQVSRTIHEVDRTLWNGTLGGVGACSWDAMATAEKLFSNQREPQHNWKFWYVVIREQNGNPVCVTHFTQSLNKDDMLMRAEVSEAVEARRARQPHFLSSEVIMTGSPLSEGNHIYLDRRGPWRAALDWMLHLGHEQYEAAQANMFMLRDMPDGDVEMDAFMLDRGFVKMPMLDSHRLEIHWKDENELAATLSKRKRQHLRLQIDRAALFDVRSHGAGSDQRQPLDAAEQAHLWRLYRNVATRKRRLNVYELPEDMVAAFLASPAWEVVTLRLPASAGGPADGLPIAWYAAHVHGEHYAPFLCGFDYRYVLSHGAYRQALYQMVVRARKRGKRVVHLGMDADIEKSRFGTRAIKNCIYAQVRDHYNGAVLREIVAEVGVGSAPPASCRATEFRQDSVA; from the coding sequence ATGGAAGCTTCCGAGCACTTGCAGATCGTCGAAGAGATTCACGGCGAAGCGCGCCGGCGAAAGCTCTTTTTTCAACAATGCACCGATGATGCGCTGATGGAACGGCAGGTCACCGTCAACGGACGCCATCTGCTGTCATTCTCGTCGTGTTCGTACCTTTCGCTGGAGAATCATCCTGCGCTGGTGCAGGGCGTGCACGATGCAGTCGACCGATATGGCACCCAGTTTTCTTCGTCGCGCGGGTACCTTTCGGCGCCGCCATACGAGGAGCTCGAAGCGCGGCTTTCGCAAATTTTCGACGGGCATGCGCTGGTCGTTCCCACTACGACCTTGGGTCACCAGTGCGTTCTTCCGGTGCTGGCCAGTGAGAAGGACGCGCTGATCCTCGATCATCAAGTGCACCAGAGCGTGCAGGTCGGCGCCACCATGGCGCGCGCAGCCGGCACGCGCGTGGAGGTCGTGCGCCACGGAGAGCTGGAACGCGCATGCGACTTGGTGGCGCGGCTCGCGCGACGCATGCGCACGGTATGGTTTGCCTGCGATGGCGTCTACAGCATGTACGGCGATCTCGCGCCGGTTCGCCTCCTGCAGCAGCTTTTGGACATCGCGCCGAACGTGCGCATTTACGTCGACGATGCGCATGGAATGAGCTGGGCCGGCCGGCACGGGCGCGGCAGCTTCTTGTCGCGCATGCCCCTGAGTCCGCGCATCGTGCTGGTCACCTCGATGGTGAAGGCGTTCGCGGCCGGTGGCGCGGTGGCGGTGTTTACCGATCCGCAGGAACGCGAGCGGGTGCGCATGTGCGGTGGACCCATGCTCTTTTCGGGGCCGCTGCAGCCGCCGATGCTCGGCGCAGCGCTGGCATCGGCGCGCGTGCACTTGTCCGAGGAGATCGTGAAGCGCCAGAACGAGCTTCGCGATCGGGTGGACCTGTGCAATCGCCTCATCAAGGAGGCCGGCTTGCCGCTCTTGGTCGAGAACGAGTCGCCCATTTTCTTCATGCGACTCGGGCTACCCCGAGTGGCCTTTGCGGTGGCCGAGCGGCTGATGGCCGAAGGCCTTTACGTCAACGTGTCGATTTATCCCTCGGTGCCCATGAAGCGGGCGGGCATCCGGCTCGCACTGACCAGCGCCCATACGCCGGAAGATGTGGCGCGCGTGGTCTCCGCGCTCGCCCGGCACGTGCCGGACGTCATGGCGCGCGAGGGTCTCTCACGGCGCGAGCTCGATGGTCTCTTCGAGCACGCGGTCCCCTCGGAGTCGCTGCGCAGCAGCGCGTACGAGCGCGCGCCATCCCGGCGGCCACGGCGGCCGGTCACGATGGCCGCCCCGCTCATGGTGCAAGTGAGCCGCACGATCCACGAGGTGGATCGCACGCTGTGGAACGGGACGCTCGGAGGCGTGGGCGCCTGCAGTTGGGATGCCATGGCCACGGCCGAGAAGCTCTTTTCGAATCAGCGGGAACCTCAGCACAATTGGAAATTCTGGTACGTGGTCATCCGCGAGCAGAACGGAAACCCCGTTTGCGTCACGCACTTCACGCAAAGCCTGAACAAGGACGACATGTTGATGCGCGCCGAGGTGTCGGAGGCCGTGGAGGCACGGCGCGCGCGCCAGCCGCACTTTCTCTCGTCCGAGGTCATCATGACCGGCTCGCCCCTTTCCGAGGGCAACCATATTTACCTCGACCGGCGCGGCCCGTGGCGGGCGGCACTCGATTGGATGCTTCACCTCGGCCACGAGCAATACGAGGCCGCCCAGGCGAACATGTTCATGCTCCGCGACATGCCCGACGGCGATGTGGAGATGGATGCGTTCATGCTCGACCGCGGCTTCGTCAAGATGCCGATGCTCGATTCGCACCGGCTCGAGATCCATTGGAAGGACGAGAACGAGCTCGCCGCCACGCTTTCCAAGCGAAAGCGGCAGCATTTGCGCCTGCAGATCGACCGCGCCGCCCTGTTCGACGTGCGTTCCCACGGCGCGGGCAGCGACCAACGCCAGCCTCTCGACGCCGCGGAGCAGGCGCACTTGTGGCGGCTTTACCGCAACGTCGCGACGCGAAAGCGCCGGTTGAACGTGTACGAGTTGCCCGAGGACATGGTGGCGGCATTTCTCGCGTCACCGGCGTGGGAGGTGGTCACGTTGCGCTTGCCTGCATCGGCGGGAGGTCCGGCCGATGGCCTGCCCATCGCGTGGTACGCCGCCCATGTCCATGGCGAGCACTACGCACCGTTCCTGTGCGGATTCGATTACCGCTACGTGCTCAGTCATGGCGCGTACCGGCAGGCGCTCTATCAAATGGTGGTGCGCGCGAGGAAACGCGGCAAGCGCGTGGTGCACCTCGGCATGGACGCGGACATCGAGAAGAGCCGCTTTGGCACACGCGCGATCAAGAATTGCATCTACGCGCAGGTACGCGACCACTACAACGGCGCGGTGCTGCGCGAGATCGTTGCCGAAGTCGGCGTGGGCTCCGCGCCCCCCGCATCGTGCCGGGCCACCGAGTTCCGGCAGGATTCGGTCGCATGA